The sequence GTTGTGGGAGGATCGCTTCCTCTGGATCGCCCTCGCCAACTCGACGAAGTTCCTCCTGGTGGTGCCGGTGCTGCAGGCGCTCTCGATCGGGCTGGCGGTAGCGGTCAACGTGCCCCTGCGGGGCATCCGGTGGTTCCGCGCCGCCTACTACCTGCCGGTGGTTACCTCGATGGTCGTGGTTGGCCTTATGTGGCGGTGGCTGCTGGAGCAGGATGGGGTGGTGAACTACGCGCTTCGGACGGCCGGGCTGCTCGACCGGCCGATCGCCTGGTTGGGACACCCCGACCTGGCGCTCTTCGCGGTGATGTTCGTGACGCTCTGGAAGGGTCTGGGCTACTACATGGTGATCTACCTGGCCGGATTGCAGGCGATATCACCCGAGTACGAGGAGGCCGCGATTACCGATGGCGCCTCGCGGTGGCAGGTGTTCCGCTGGGTGACGCTCCCGCTGCTACGCCCCTCGATCCTGCTGGCGTCCACGATCTCGGCGATCGCCGCGCTGAAGGTCTTCGAGGAGGTCTACGTCATGACCGGCGGAGGCCCGATGTTCCGAACCTACACGATGTTCTTCTACATCTTTGACAAGGGCTTCCAGCAGCTCGACCTCGGATACGCCGCGGCCCTGGCAGTGGTGCTGGCCGTCCTGGTGATGGCGCTCTCGGCGGCCAACTTCCTGGTGTTCAGGCAGGGAGGGTGGAGCTATTACTAACGTGGCGCGGTATGCCGGGCTAGGAGCCCTGGCGCTGTTCACAACCTTCCCGCTGCTCTGGTTGCTCTCGATAGCACTACGCACAACCGGAGGCGTCTTCGGGTTTCCCCCACAACTGCTGCCCTGGCCCGCGTCTCTAGGCAACTTCATCACCGTCTGGCAGACGATGCCGCTCCCGCGGTTCTTCCTCAACACGATCGTGCTGGCTGGCGCCGCGGTGGCGCTCAACCTGGTGCTGTGCTCGCTGGCAGCGTACCCCCTGGCCCGCATGGAGTTTCCGGGCCGGCGGGTGGTGTTCGCGCTGCTGCTCTCCACGCTGATGCTGCCCGGGCACGTGGGCCTGATAGTCAACTTCGTAACGCTGCTGCGGCTGCGCCTGATTGACACCTACCCGGGCGTGCTGCTGCCCGGAGCGGTCAGCGTGTTTGGGATCTTCCTCCTGCGGCAGGCGTTCCTGACCGTGCCCCGGGAGATGGAAGATGCCGCGCGCATGGACGGCGCCTCTGAATGGACGATCTGGTGGCGGGTCATGCTGCCGGTGATCTCGCCGGCGCTGGGGGTGCTGGCGCTCTTCGAGTTCGTGGCGGTGTGGAACTCCTTCCTGTGGCCGCTGATCGTGCTCAAGACCCCTGATAAGTACCCGCTGGCGGTCGGGCTGCTCTACCTCTCGGGCCTGTTCGCGCACAACACCCGCGCGGTCGCGGCCGGCGCGGTGATGATGACCGTGCCCATTATCGCCGTCTTCCTGTTCACGCAGCGTTTCTTCATGCGCGGCCTGACCGTCGGGGCGATTCGGTGAAACGCCTCCTGTTCGTGCCGCTCGACGACCGGCCCGCCACGCGGGAGACGGTGCTGGACCTACTGCCGCTGCTGGGCGCGGGATGGGCCACGCCGCCCCGGGACCTGCTCGGCCACCGTCGCAGGCCGGCCGACCTGGACGCGCTGTTCCGGTGGGTGGAGCGCGAGGCGGTTACAGCCGACGCGATGATTGCCTCGGCCGAGGTCCTCCTCCACGGCGGCCTGGTGGCCTCTCGCCTGAGCGCCGACCCTATGGAGGCACTCTGGCGCCGGCTGGATCGGCTGGCGCGGCTGGCGGCCCGCGTACCGACGTACCTCAGCGCGATTACACCCCGGATTCCCTCTGAAGGCTCCAGCGAGGAGCCCTCGTACTGGGGACCGTACGGCGATCTGCTGCGGACGTACTCGACCTGCCTGGACGCCGGCGAGCTGACCGGCAACGAGATCAGGTTCCGCCGGGCAATGGAAGCGCTGGAAAGCGTTCCGACCGCCGTGGTGGACGACCTGCTGCGCCGGCGCCGCCGCCATCTCCTGGTGAACCTGGAACTGCTGCTCCTTGCCGCGCAGGGCGGGCTCAGGGCGCTTCTGATCGGGCAGGACGACGCCGAGCCGCACGGTCTTGCCCGCGCCGACCTGGCGGTGCTGCGCCGGTTCTGCTGGCGCATGGGCGGGGGCCGCGCCTATGTCTCGATCGGCGCCGACGAGCT is a genomic window of Armatimonadota bacterium containing:
- a CDS encoding sugar ABC transporter permease: MSSPSGGSARRWPARMAANLFGLSRRRWRATITAYLFLGPALLLLGTFTFYPVAFGTALSLFDYDVISPPRFVGLEHFRQLWEDRFLWIALANSTKFLLVVPVLQALSIGLAVAVNVPLRGIRWFRAAYYLPVVTSMVVVGLMWRWLLEQDGVVNYALRTAGLLDRPIAWLGHPDLALFAVMFVTLWKGLGYYMVIYLAGLQAISPEYEEAAITDGASRWQVFRWVTLPLLRPSILLASTISAIAALKVFEEVYVMTGGGPMFRTYTMFFYIFDKGFQQLDLGYAAALAVVLAVLVMALSAANFLVFRQGGWSYY
- a CDS encoding carbohydrate ABC transporter permease — encoded protein: MTNVARYAGLGALALFTTFPLLWLLSIALRTTGGVFGFPPQLLPWPASLGNFITVWQTMPLPRFFLNTIVLAGAAVALNLVLCSLAAYPLARMEFPGRRVVFALLLSTLMLPGHVGLIVNFVTLLRLRLIDTYPGVLLPGAVSVFGIFLLRQAFLTVPREMEDAARMDGASEWTIWWRVMLPVISPALGVLALFEFVAVWNSFLWPLIVLKTPDKYPLAVGLLYLSGLFAHNTRAVAAGAVMMTVPIIAVFLFTQRFFMRGLTVGAIR